From Rhizobium tumorigenes, the proteins below share one genomic window:
- a CDS encoding YcxB family protein, with the protein MEATGVLAAGETTAAMAYIKGRRGVSPRQMKLILLVCMLTIGIPVGGWVSGSWFAATISIEFAFVGVWVGLLAIQRLAGSSMRKALAKRGQAYEQPLSLRLTPEALVYDLGDLTMTANWRCVTDLFQTRKYWVFLVQSSAMVLPRRFFTTAEAEHIFIAEAMSRMTDAARARSPDAAKLIGG; encoded by the coding sequence ATGGAAGCGACAGGCGTTCTGGCTGCCGGGGAAACAACAGCCGCCATGGCCTATATCAAGGGTCGAAGGGGTGTATCACCACGCCAGATGAAATTGATCCTGCTAGTCTGTATGTTGACGATCGGCATCCCAGTGGGAGGATGGGTGTCGGGGTCATGGTTCGCAGCCACGATTTCAATCGAGTTCGCTTTCGTTGGCGTTTGGGTGGGATTGCTGGCAATCCAAAGACTGGCCGGCTCTTCAATGCGGAAAGCTCTTGCGAAGCGAGGTCAAGCATATGAGCAGCCGCTTTCGCTTCGCTTAACCCCTGAGGCGCTAGTCTATGATCTGGGCGACCTGACGATGACCGCCAATTGGCGTTGCGTCACGGATCTCTTTCAAACCCGCAAATACTGGGTGTTTCTGGTTCAAAGCAGCGCCATGGTCCTTCCTCGGCGCTTTTTTACAACCGCCGAAGCCGAACACATTTTTATTGCCGAGGCCATGTCGCGGATGACGGACGCGGCGCGTGCGAGAAGCCCGGATGCGGCAAAGCTGATTGGCGGTTAG
- a CDS encoding SIS domain-containing protein codes for MKPGDVAFVISNTGTTRSIIDIARIAHENGATVICLTGSDSPLTHYCDVSLIVETLGNTNMYMPMISRIAALVVIDILSTSVALRRPPEDQARIHQMKPQLSYM; via the coding sequence ATGAAGCCCGGCGACGTCGCCTTCGTCATCTCCAACACAGGCACGACCCGCTCCATCATCGATATCGCCCGGATCGCCCACGAGAACGGAGCGACTGTGATCTGTTTGACCGGTTCGGATTCGCCGCTCACCCATTATTGCGACGTTTCGCTGATTGTCGAGACGCTCGGAAACACCAACATGTACATGCCGATGATTTCGCGCATTGCGGCACTGGTCGTGATCGATATCCTCTCGACCAGCGTTGCCCTTCGACGTCCGCCTGAAGATCAGGCAAGAATACATCAGATGAAGCCGCAGCTGAGCTATATGTGA
- a CDS encoding type II toxin-antitoxin system RelE/ParE family toxin: MSFKLSVEAEEDIIAIAQQGARMFGVDQAKRYHDELFALFDLIAADPRIARERNEIEPPIRIHPFKAHLIVYRVEDDEKIFVVRIRHGHEDWESISM, encoded by the coding sequence ATGAGTTTTAAGCTTTCTGTCGAGGCGGAAGAAGACATTATTGCGATCGCCCAGCAGGGTGCCCGTATGTTCGGAGTAGATCAGGCAAAACGCTACCACGATGAACTTTTCGCATTATTTGATCTGATAGCTGCTGACCCACGCATCGCGCGCGAACGGAATGAGATCGAACCGCCCATCAGAATTCATCCCTTCAAAGCACATCTCATCGTCTATCGGGTTGAAGATGATGAGAAAATTTTCGTAGTGCGAATTCGCCACGGGCATGAAGATTGGGAAAGTATTTCAATGTAG
- a CDS encoding type II toxin-antitoxin system ParD family antitoxin encodes MATMNVSLPDPMKDWVEAQARTGRYSNASDYVRDLIRRDQTRNDKIAAMQSFVEARLQSGVGIRSKDELFAEAMARTSES; translated from the coding sequence ATGGCGACAATGAACGTATCTCTTCCAGACCCGATGAAGGATTGGGTGGAGGCGCAGGCTAGGACCGGGCGATATTCGAACGCTAGTGACTACGTACGCGACTTGATCAGACGCGACCAGACACGAAACGACAAGATTGCCGCCATGCAAAGCTTCGTCGAGGCCAGGCTCCAAAGTGGCGTTGGCATTCGATCGAAGGATGAACTCTTCGCTGAGGCGATGGCTCGTACCAGCGAGTCATGA
- a CDS encoding methionine ABC transporter permease produces the protein MSALMYDRLWQALLDTIVMVGVSAIIAVLAGIPLAVFLVLSAPGGLINAPRAQKVLSAIVNGFRATPFIVLLVALLPLTRFITGSTIGVWSAVVPLSISATPFFARIAEVSLREVDAGLIEAAQAIGCRRWHIVRHVLLPEALPGIIGGFTITIVSIIGASAMAGAVGAGGLGDMAIRYGYQRFDTTVMAVVIAVLIALVCLVQLVGDSAVRRLRAR, from the coding sequence ATGTCCGCACTGATGTATGATCGCCTTTGGCAGGCACTTCTCGATACGATCGTCATGGTCGGTGTATCGGCGATTATCGCCGTCCTTGCAGGCATTCCGCTTGCCGTCTTTCTGGTGCTCTCGGCACCGGGCGGTCTGATCAATGCACCTCGGGCGCAAAAAGTGTTGTCGGCGATCGTCAATGGTTTTCGTGCCACGCCCTTTATCGTTCTCCTGGTCGCACTGTTGCCGTTGACCCGTTTTATCACGGGGAGCACGATCGGCGTCTGGTCGGCCGTCGTGCCGCTGTCGATCAGCGCCACACCGTTCTTTGCGCGGATCGCCGAAGTCAGCCTGCGCGAGGTCGACGCTGGGCTGATCGAGGCGGCGCAGGCGATCGGCTGCCGCCGCTGGCACATTGTGCGCCATGTGCTGCTGCCGGAGGCGCTGCCGGGCATCATTGGCGGTTTCACGATCACCATCGTCAGCATCATCGGTGCCTCCGCCATGGCCGGCGCCGTCGGCGCAGGCGGGCTCGGCGACATGGCCATCCGCTACGGCTATCAGCGGTTCGACACAACGGTTATGGCCGTGGTCATCGCGGTGCTGATCGCCCTGGTTTGCCTCGTGCAACTCGTCGGCGACAGCGCCGTGCGGCGTCTGCGGGCGAGATAG
- a CDS encoding methionine ABC transporter ATP-binding protein, with protein MAELKLLRERAVSSFGARAGSGAAVDLTQPQSAIGKGSVAFEAVEKTYRSSAGPVHALQGITQAIPPGAIYGIIGRSGAGKSSLLRTINRLEKPSSGRVFVDGQDIAQLDENDLVALRRRIGMIFQHFNLLSAKTVWGNVALPLMVAGVPRAQIAERVADVLALVGLEGKEGTYPSRLSGGQKQRVGIARALVHRPEILLCDEATSALDPETTLSILQLLRDINQQLKLTIVLITHEMSVIREICDHVLVLDQGKIAETGRVWRIFGDPQHDATRALLQPLTRDIPDDIARHIRPTSSRDVTSVILQLTYTGADGLEPDLTRIAAAAGASVRLLQSSLDRIQGHVHGRLLLAIGSLDNNVPAKIAGLAHDVRVLGYVRTDV; from the coding sequence ATGGCTGAACTGAAGCTGCTGCGGGAGCGCGCGGTTTCGTCTTTCGGAGCGCGCGCGGGGTCCGGGGCGGCTGTCGATCTGACGCAGCCGCAGAGCGCCATCGGCAAGGGATCGGTGGCTTTCGAAGCCGTCGAGAAAACCTACCGCTCCTCCGCCGGCCCGGTCCACGCCCTGCAGGGCATCACCCAGGCCATTCCGCCCGGCGCGATCTATGGCATCATCGGCAGAAGCGGTGCAGGGAAATCGAGCCTGCTTCGCACCATCAACCGCCTGGAAAAGCCAAGCAGCGGCCGCGTCTTCGTCGACGGGCAGGACATCGCCCAGCTTGACGAAAACGACCTCGTCGCTCTGCGGCGCCGCATCGGCATGATCTTTCAGCATTTCAATCTGCTATCGGCAAAAACGGTTTGGGGCAATGTCGCCCTGCCGCTGATGGTGGCCGGCGTGCCGCGCGCCCAGATCGCGGAAAGGGTGGCCGACGTCCTGGCCCTTGTTGGCCTCGAGGGAAAAGAAGGAACCTATCCATCACGGCTATCCGGCGGCCAGAAACAGCGGGTCGGCATTGCCCGGGCGCTTGTCCATCGACCGGAGATTTTGCTCTGCGACGAGGCGACCTCGGCGCTCGATCCGGAAACCACCCTGTCTATCCTGCAGCTCTTGAGGGACATCAACCAGCAGCTAAAACTGACGATCGTGCTGATTACCCATGAAATGAGCGTCATCCGCGAAATCTGCGACCATGTGCTGGTGCTCGATCAAGGCAAGATTGCCGAGACGGGGCGAGTCTGGCGCATTTTTGGCGATCCGCAGCACGACGCAACACGCGCACTGCTGCAACCGCTGACCCGCGATATCCCGGACGATATCGCCCGCCACATCCGGCCAACCAGCAGCCGGGATGTTACCAGCGTGATCCTGCAGCTCACCTATACCGGGGCCGACGGCCTGGAGCCGGACCTGACGCGGATTGCCGCTGCCGCCGGTGCGTCCGTGAGGCTGCTGCAGAGTTCGCTCGACCGTATCCAGGGCCATGTACATGGCCGTCTTCTGCTGGCAATCGGCTCTCTGGATAACAACGTTCCCGCCAAAATTGCCGGCCTGGCGCATGACGTGAGGGTATTGGGCTATGTCCGCACTGATGTATGA
- a CDS encoding MetQ/NlpA family ABC transporter substrate-binding protein, which yields MKYHFAALVSAALLALTATVQAKTIKVGVVPGVYADSIEALIPEAKAKGLDLQVVEFTDWTTPNIALQSGDIDVNYFQHKPFLDNAIADRGYDFTSAGIGVLANIGLYSLKYKDFKSIPDNGKVAIANDPVNQGRGLLLLQKAGLIKLKEGVGFKGSLDDIVDNPKHLTFTEVEGPQLARVTGDVDLAQGYPHFIVASKAFDPSSGLLYSGVDDKQFAIVFAVKKDKAGDPGIKELVTLYQNSPAVKAAIDKAFAANSKLYTLPWLN from the coding sequence ATGAAATATCATTTTGCAGCTTTAGTTTCCGCGGCCTTGCTGGCGCTCACCGCAACGGTTCAGGCCAAAACCATCAAGGTCGGCGTGGTGCCCGGTGTCTATGCCGATTCCATCGAGGCGCTGATCCCCGAGGCGAAGGCGAAGGGGCTCGATCTGCAGGTGGTTGAATTCACCGACTGGACGACACCGAACATCGCTCTCCAGTCCGGCGATATCGACGTCAACTATTTCCAGCACAAGCCCTTTCTTGACAACGCCATCGCTGATCGCGGCTATGATTTCACCAGTGCCGGCATCGGCGTCCTGGCGAACATCGGTCTCTATTCGCTGAAGTACAAGGATTTCAAAAGCATTCCGGACAATGGAAAAGTCGCCATCGCCAACGATCCGGTCAATCAGGGCCGCGGCCTGCTGCTGCTGCAGAAGGCCGGCTTGATCAAGCTCAAGGAAGGCGTCGGCTTCAAGGGCTCGCTCGACGATATCGTCGACAATCCCAAACATCTGACTTTTACCGAGGTAGAGGGGCCGCAGCTGGCGCGTGTTACCGGCGACGTCGACCTGGCGCAGGGCTATCCCCACTTCATCGTCGCGTCAAAAGCCTTCGATCCGAGCTCCGGCCTGCTCTACTCCGGCGTCGACGACAAGCAGTTCGCCATCGTCTTTGCCGTCAAGAAGGACAAGGCGGGTGATCCAGGCATCAAGGAACTGGTGACGCTCTATCAGAATTCGCCCGCTGTCAAAGCGGCGATCGACAAGGCCTTCGCCGCCAACAGCAAGCTGTACACGTTGCCATGGCTGAACTGA
- the tauA gene encoding taurine ABC transporter substrate-binding protein: MTLVAAFGASAADKKVVVGYQTDALPSSVGIANGAFAKATGYDIDFRKFNSGADIFAAIASGDVQVGYVGSSPFAAATSRGLAVKAFYLSSISGIDEALVVRNGSGIDTLADLKGKKLAAAPVSTDHYQLLALIKSLGLTEKDVQVFAIPQPQIVAGFARGDIDGGFVWDPALTELKKNGKVLITSKEVADKGAPTFSAWVAATDFADKNPAFLKNFAGVINASYASFANDKAAWGPDSDNAKLLAKQLGGTAEQQSAALKNLTLLTPEVQASDAWLGGGEKSGAAKILKDTATFLKDQGKVSEVLPSYAAFVTPDAVVAPSN; encoded by the coding sequence ATGACACTGGTCGCTGCCTTCGGTGCCAGTGCCGCCGACAAAAAAGTCGTCGTCGGCTATCAGACGGATGCCTTGCCGTCGTCGGTCGGCATCGCTAACGGCGCCTTTGCCAAGGCGACCGGCTATGACATCGATTTCCGTAAATTCAATTCTGGCGCCGATATCTTTGCCGCCATCGCCTCCGGTGACGTGCAGGTCGGCTATGTCGGGTCCAGCCCCTTTGCAGCGGCGACTTCGCGCGGCCTGGCCGTCAAGGCCTTCTACCTCTCGTCGATTTCGGGCATCGACGAAGCGCTGGTCGTGCGCAATGGCTCTGGGATCGATACGCTGGCGGATCTGAAAGGCAAGAAGCTGGCGGCCGCTCCGGTCTCGACTGACCACTACCAGCTTCTCGCTCTCATCAAGAGCCTCGGCCTCACCGAAAAGGACGTTCAGGTCTTCGCCATTCCCCAGCCGCAGATCGTCGCGGGTTTCGCGCGCGGTGATATCGATGGCGGCTTCGTTTGGGATCCAGCGCTGACCGAACTGAAGAAGAACGGCAAGGTGCTTATCACCTCCAAGGAGGTTGCCGACAAAGGCGCGCCGACCTTCTCTGCCTGGGTCGCCGCTACCGACTTCGCCGACAAGAACCCCGCTTTCCTGAAAAACTTTGCCGGCGTTATCAACGCATCCTATGCTTCCTTTGCTAACGACAAGGCCGCCTGGGGGCCGGACAGCGACAACGCCAAGCTGCTGGCCAAGCAGCTCGGCGGCACGGCGGAACAGCAATCTGCCGCACTGAAGAACCTGACATTGCTGACACCTGAAGTTCAGGCTTCCGATGCCTGGCTCGGCGGTGGTGAGAAGTCCGGTGCGGCCAAAATCCTCAAGGATACGGCAACGTTCCTTAAGGACCAAGGCAAGGTCTCGGAGGTCCTGCCAAGCTACGCCGCCTTCGTCACGCCAGACGCCGTCGTCGCGCCGAGTAACTGA
- a CDS encoding taurine ABC transporter ATP-binding protein — MLKVERASVYFKARDGRTVHALDRVSLDIPDQGFVVALGASGCGKSTLLHAIAGFLPLSEGKITLDGRPIEKPGADRGVVFQKDTLLPWKSVLDNVGLGLKFAGAGKFERREKSQELLQLVGLGEFGNALPHELSGGMRQRVGIARALATEPDILLMDEPFGALDSLTREQMQELLVSIWHRTRKRIFFITHSIEEALFLGTEVIVMSPRPGRVVARFSLDFVKDLAKIGDARAIKTSSKFADLREEIRTIIHSTDDVRSAAE, encoded by the coding sequence ATGCTGAAAGTCGAACGCGCCTCCGTCTATTTCAAAGCGCGGGATGGCCGCACCGTGCATGCTCTGGACCGGGTGTCTCTCGACATCCCCGACCAGGGTTTCGTCGTTGCACTGGGTGCTTCCGGCTGTGGCAAGTCGACCTTGCTGCATGCCATCGCCGGATTTCTGCCGCTGTCGGAAGGCAAGATAACCCTGGACGGCCGACCGATCGAAAAGCCTGGTGCCGACCGTGGCGTCGTGTTTCAGAAAGACACGCTCCTGCCCTGGAAGTCGGTCCTCGACAATGTTGGCCTCGGCTTGAAATTTGCGGGCGCCGGAAAATTCGAGCGCCGCGAGAAATCGCAGGAGCTGCTGCAGCTGGTCGGTCTCGGCGAGTTCGGCAACGCCCTGCCTCATGAGCTCTCCGGTGGAATGCGCCAGCGCGTCGGCATCGCCCGGGCGCTGGCGACGGAGCCCGATATCCTGCTGATGGACGAGCCGTTCGGCGCGCTCGACAGCCTGACGCGCGAGCAAATGCAGGAGCTTCTGGTGTCGATCTGGCACCGGACGCGAAAGCGCATCTTCTTCATCACCCATTCGATCGAGGAGGCGCTGTTTCTTGGCACAGAAGTGATCGTCATGTCGCCGCGCCCAGGCCGGGTCGTCGCGCGCTTCAGCCTCGATTTCGTCAAGGACCTTGCCAAAATCGGCGATGCGCGGGCGATCAAGACATCGTCCAAATTTGCCGATCTGCGCGAAGAGATCCGCACCATCATCCACAGCACCGACGACGTCAGGAGCGCTGCCGAATGA
- a CDS encoding ABC transporter permease subunit yields MTELTEAASILHPEAEATHRLVKMRTFGIGERSTAPISIITGILLLAAWWGVAKSGLVAHLFLPTPEEVVKQAVAVYNDGYAGASLWEHVSASLFRILSAAFIACLFGVPVGLAMGLNRWAKGVLDTPIEFYWPLPPLAYLPLMIIWLGIGETSKITLLVLAMFAPICLSAQAGVRSLPIERVNAALSLGASRWNLFFDIVLPSALPEILTGIRIALGVGWGTLVAAELIAATRGIGFMIMSASQFLATDVVFVGIGIIAACAFAFTLMMSALEAWLVPWKGKS; encoded by the coding sequence ATGACCGAACTGACAGAAGCAGCGAGCATTCTCCATCCGGAGGCGGAGGCGACCCATCGCCTCGTTAAGATGCGCACCTTCGGCATAGGCGAGCGATCGACTGCACCGATCAGCATAATCACCGGTATTTTGCTCTTGGCCGCCTGGTGGGGCGTGGCGAAATCTGGGCTCGTAGCCCATCTCTTTCTGCCGACGCCGGAAGAAGTCGTGAAGCAGGCAGTCGCCGTCTATAATGACGGCTATGCGGGCGCATCGCTCTGGGAGCATGTGTCGGCTAGCCTGTTTCGAATTCTCTCTGCCGCGTTCATCGCCTGTCTTTTCGGCGTGCCCGTCGGGCTGGCCATGGGATTGAACCGCTGGGCCAAGGGCGTGCTCGACACGCCCATCGAATTCTACTGGCCGCTGCCGCCACTGGCCTACCTGCCGCTGATGATCATCTGGCTCGGCATTGGCGAGACGTCAAAGATCACCCTGCTGGTCCTGGCAATGTTCGCGCCAATCTGCCTGTCGGCCCAGGCCGGCGTGCGGTCCCTACCGATCGAGCGGGTCAACGCTGCGCTGTCGCTGGGCGCCAGCCGCTGGAACCTGTTTTTCGACATCGTTTTGCCTTCGGCATTGCCGGAAATCCTGACGGGCATCCGCATCGCGCTCGGCGTCGGCTGGGGAACGCTTGTGGCGGCCGAATTGATCGCGGCAACCCGCGGCATCGGGTTCATGATCATGTCAGCCTCGCAATTCCTGGCGACGGATGTTGTGTTCGTCGGCATCGGCATCATCGCCGCATGCGCGTTTGCCTTTACACTGATGATGAGCGCCTTGGAGGCATGGCTTGTGCCTTGGAAAGGCAAGAGCTGA
- a CDS encoding ABC transporter substrate-binding protein, producing the protein MTILLTRSRLLGTVLGVAVAFSAGLAKAETPANVLVVAQSIDDAVSFDPAEGFELTTVQAFNNIYQRLIQSDRKDGTKIDPALALSWKPGADGKSLTFKLDPAAKFASGNPVRPEDVNFSLSRAVKLNKAPAFILNELGWKADNVDKAIEKVDAETVKLTWTADVGPAFALSLLTAPIASIVDEASVSPQAKDGDFGNAWLKTNSAGSGAFTIASYAPHEALVLQSNPTSSEKPKLDSVIIRNVPDVSARRLLVEQGDADIARGLSADQIEALKSKAGVKVLAVPSARTDYLLINTKANATLGNPAFWEAARYLVDYDGIAKDLLRGQSQVHQAFLPVGFPGALTDTPFKLDVAKAKKILADAGIKTPFKIEFPVFNDQPFLSIAQSLQSSFGKAGIELDIQPGVASEIYAKGRSGQYQITLRYWIPDYFDPHSNASAFAINKDNSANTVARQAGWVIPDLTNETLAAVKEQDAAKRIGLYQDLQKKLQKSSPFLFLLQGSDQVVLSDKIKNYVQGLNADQVYYDQVEK; encoded by the coding sequence ATGACTATCCTTCTCACACGGTCGCGGCTGCTCGGCACGGTCCTTGGCGTCGCGGTCGCCTTTTCCGCCGGCCTTGCCAAGGCTGAAACGCCAGCCAATGTCCTCGTCGTTGCCCAGTCGATCGACGATGCCGTGAGCTTTGATCCGGCTGAAGGGTTTGAGCTGACCACCGTCCAGGCATTTAACAACATCTATCAGCGCCTGATCCAGTCCGACCGCAAGGACGGTACCAAGATCGACCCGGCACTGGCGCTCTCCTGGAAGCCCGGAGCCGACGGCAAGAGCCTGACCTTCAAGCTCGACCCGGCCGCCAAGTTCGCCTCCGGCAATCCGGTTCGCCCCGAAGACGTGAATTTCTCGCTGTCGCGCGCCGTAAAGCTCAACAAGGCGCCGGCCTTTATCCTCAACGAACTCGGATGGAAAGCCGACAACGTCGACAAGGCGATCGAGAAGGTCGATGCTGAAACGGTGAAGCTCACTTGGACGGCCGATGTGGGGCCGGCCTTTGCACTGTCACTGCTGACAGCGCCGATCGCCTCGATCGTCGACGAAGCCTCCGTCTCGCCCCAGGCCAAGGATGGCGATTTCGGAAATGCCTGGCTGAAGACCAATTCCGCCGGCAGCGGTGCTTTCACGATCGCTAGCTACGCGCCGCATGAGGCGTTGGTTCTGCAGTCCAATCCGACATCGTCGGAAAAACCAAAGCTCGACAGCGTCATCATCCGTAACGTGCCTGACGTTTCGGCGCGCCGCCTGCTGGTCGAGCAGGGCGACGCCGATATCGCCCGCGGCCTGTCCGCTGACCAGATCGAGGCACTGAAGTCAAAGGCCGGTGTCAAGGTCCTCGCCGTGCCATCGGCCCGCACCGACTACCTGTTGATCAACACCAAGGCGAACGCAACGCTCGGCAACCCTGCCTTCTGGGAGGCCGCCCGCTATCTCGTCGATTACGACGGCATTGCCAAGGATCTGCTGCGCGGCCAGAGCCAAGTCCACCAGGCCTTCCTTCCGGTCGGCTTTCCCGGCGCGCTGACGGATACGCCGTTCAAGCTCGATGTCGCCAAGGCGAAGAAGATCTTGGCAGACGCCGGCATCAAGACACCATTCAAGATCGAGTTCCCGGTCTTCAACGACCAGCCCTTTCTGTCGATCGCCCAGTCGCTTCAATCGAGTTTCGGCAAGGCTGGCATCGAGCTCGACATCCAGCCGGGCGTTGCCAGCGAAATCTACGCCAAGGGCCGTTCCGGCCAGTACCAGATCACCCTGCGCTACTGGATTCCGGACTACTTCGACCCGCATTCGAATGCCAGCGCCTTTGCCATCAACAAGGACAATTCCGCCAACACGGTTGCCAGGCAGGCCGGCTGGGTCATTCCGGATCTGACCAACGAAACACTGGCCGCCGTCAAGGAGCAGGATGCCGCCAAGCGCATTGGGCTTTACCAAGACTTGCAAAAGAAGCTTCAGAAGTCGTCGCCCTTCCTTTTCCTGCTTCAAGGCAGCGATCAGGTCGTGTTAAGCGACAAGATCAAGAACTATGTGCAGGGCCTGAATGCCGATCAGGTCTATTACGACCAAGTGGAAAAATAA
- a CDS encoding ABC transporter permease gives MLGRLLRWLWSFALTLLGLALVTFLMTRLAPADPALQMVGDHASQSSYDAARLALGLDRPLPIQFLRYLQAAFSGNLGQSISTGQPVASDIARTFPATIELATTAIIAGAIIGLALGILAAMRPGSWVDAIARVVSLFGYSVPIFWLGLLMLLLFYARLHWAPGPGRLGIVFQYTVKPVTGFAIVDAWLSGKPGAVADVLAHLVLPATVLALYALAGISRLTRGAVLTELGQEYVLTARAKGASLTRIVFVHILPNIFSTLLTVVALAYASLLEGAVLTETVFAWPGIGRYLTTAMFAGDTPAILGATLVVGSTFVLLNALTDLTVGFVQKDRAR, from the coding sequence ATGTTAGGGCGCCTGTTGCGCTGGCTGTGGTCCTTTGCGCTGACGTTGCTTGGCCTGGCGCTCGTCACCTTTCTGATGACGCGGCTTGCCCCGGCCGATCCTGCCCTACAGATGGTCGGCGATCATGCCAGCCAGTCGAGTTACGACGCAGCGCGCCTAGCGCTCGGTCTCGACCGCCCGCTTCCTATTCAGTTTTTGCGCTATCTGCAGGCCGCTTTTTCCGGCAATCTCGGCCAGTCCATTTCGACCGGGCAACCGGTCGCGAGCGACATCGCACGCACCTTCCCGGCAACGATTGAACTGGCAACGACCGCCATCATCGCCGGCGCCATCATTGGCCTGGCGCTTGGTATCCTTGCCGCCATGCGGCCGGGAAGCTGGGTCGATGCCATTGCCCGGGTCGTTTCGCTGTTCGGCTATTCCGTGCCGATCTTCTGGCTCGGCCTGCTGATGCTACTGCTGTTTTATGCCCGCCTGCATTGGGCGCCGGGTCCCGGACGGCTAGGGATCGTCTTCCAATATACTGTCAAACCCGTCACTGGATTTGCGATCGTCGACGCCTGGCTGTCAGGTAAGCCGGGTGCTGTGGCCGACGTACTCGCCCATCTCGTGCTCCCCGCCACCGTGCTGGCACTCTATGCGCTGGCCGGCATTTCCCGACTGACGCGTGGCGCGGTGCTGACCGAGCTCGGCCAGGAATATGTGCTGACAGCGCGGGCCAAGGGCGCCAGCCTGACCCGCATCGTCTTCGTCCACATCCTCCCGAACATCTTTAGCACTCTGCTGACCGTCGTGGCACTGGCCTATGCCAGCCTGCTCGAAGGCGCTGTGTTGACAGAAACCGTGTTTGCTTGGCCCGGCATTGGCCGATACCTGACGACAGCCATGTTTGCCGGTGACACCCCGGCCATTCTTGGCGCGACGCTTGTCGTGGGAAGCACCTTCGTGCTGCTGAACGCCCTGACCGACCTTACCGTCGGCTTTGTCCAGAAGGACCGTGCCCGATGA
- a CDS encoding ABC transporter permease encodes MSLVVEPAVLSSSLLRRVLRSPSAAIGTTILFLMLFAALFAPLIAPYDPNLQETANRLAVPSAEHWIGTDAFGRDLLSRLLYGARPTLLLVLFVVLLMAPTGIVIGVLAGYFGAITERILMRITDIVMSFPRLLLAFAFVAIMGPGLLNGALALALTSWPAYARQARVETVALRRSDYLAAAEMVGIRGTRLLIGHVLPLVMPSAIIRLALDLSGIILAAAGLGFLGLGVRPPTAEWGSMVAEGTQVIFDQWWIAAAPGFSILFISLGFNLVADGLRDILDPRHG; translated from the coding sequence ATGAGCCTTGTGGTGGAACCCGCGGTTCTCTCCAGCTCCCTGCTGCGGCGCGTGCTGCGATCGCCGTCGGCAGCCATCGGGACGACGATCCTGTTCTTGATGCTGTTCGCGGCACTCTTTGCGCCGCTGATCGCACCCTACGATCCGAACCTGCAGGAGACGGCCAACCGGCTCGCCGTGCCGAGCGCCGAACATTGGATCGGCACCGATGCCTTCGGCCGCGACCTGCTGTCGCGCTTGCTCTATGGTGCCCGCCCGACCCTCTTGCTGGTGCTGTTCGTCGTGCTGCTGATGGCACCCACCGGTATTGTCATCGGCGTGCTCGCCGGCTATTTCGGCGCCATCACTGAGCGTATCCTGATGCGGATCACCGACATCGTCATGTCCTTTCCGCGGCTGCTGCTGGCCTTCGCCTTCGTCGCCATCATGGGCCCTGGGCTTCTCAACGGTGCCCTGGCGCTCGCGCTCACCAGCTGGCCGGCCTATGCAAGGCAGGCGCGCGTCGAGACGGTGGCGTTGCGCCGCAGCGATTATCTTGCCGCCGCCGAGATGGTCGGCATCCGCGGGACGCGGCTGCTGATCGGCCATGTTCTGCCGCTGGTGATGCCATCCGCCATCATCCGCCTGGCGCTTGACCTGTCAGGCATCATCCTCGCCGCAGCCGGTCTCGGCTTTCTCGGCCTCGGCGTCCGTCCGCCGACGGCTGAATGGGGCTCGATGGTCGCCGAGGGCACTCAGGTGATTTTCGACCAATGGTGGATAGCCGCCGCCCCCGGCTTTTCGATCCTGTTCATCTCGCTAGGCTTCAACCTCGTCGCCGACGGCCTGCGCGACATCCTGGATCCACGTCATGGCTGA